The Herbiconiux sp. SALV-R1 nucleotide sequence ATGCGCTCCACGTGCGTGCGGGTTCCGGTGCGGCTGCCCGCGCCGGTTCCGGATGCGGTGGTCGCCCCCGGTCCGGAGGTCCCGACACCCGCGCCCCCGGCACCGCCGCGCGCCCCGCTGCCCTCCGCGGGCGCCGACCCCCGGCGGAACAGCCGCGCGGTCATGCGACCGAGCGTTCCCGCTTCGCCGGCCGCCGCATCCGCTTCACCCTCCCGGCTGCCCTCCCCGGGCAGATCGAGCGTACCGAGGCGCTTGCGCTCCATGAGCCCGAGGTGCCAGGCGAAGACGAAGATGATGGCGAGCCCGGCGAGCATCGACGGGATCATCGGCACGAACACCTCGCTCGCCGACACGTCGAGCGCCGCAGCGGCGCGCGCGGTGGGCCCGCCCCACGGCAGGATGTTCATGGTTCCGTTGGCGAGGCCCGCCACCACGGTGAGCACCACCGGGCTGAGTCCGAGCCGCAGGTAGATCGGCAGCATGGCGCTCGTGACGACGATGAAGGTGGTCGACCCGTCGCCGTCGAGCGAGATGACGGCGGCTAGGAGTGCCGTGCCGACGACCACCTTCACGGGGTCGTGGCCGACCAGCCGCAGGATGCCGCGCACCAGCGGGTCGAACAGCCCCACGTCGATCATGAGCCCGAAGTAGATGATCGCGAACATGAGCAGCGCCGCCGTCGGCGCCAGCCCGCCGATGGCCTCGAGCGCCATGTCGCCGACGCCGAGCCCCGCTCCCGCGAACAGCCCGAACACGGTGGGCACGATGATGAGGGCGAGCACGGGCGTCATGCGTCTGGTCATGATGAGCACCATGAAGACGGCGACCATTCCGAATCCGAGGAGGACGAGCACGGGAGACTCCTTCGTCTGAGGCCGGCACGACGGGGCCGGGCGGCTGTTCCGACACGATAGGAAGGAGCGCGGAGGCGTCGCGCGCTACTGCGCATTGACGGCGAATTCCGCATTGAACCCGTTCTGCGCATTCTGCTCATCGCGGGGGCCACGGGCCTGGGTACCATCACCTCATGACGACGGCGCCGCGACGGAGACGGGGCCGCTCCGTGCCCTTCACCCGCCAGGTGAACCGCTCGATCGTCGCCGCGATGGTCGCCGTCTCGGCCATCACCCTGTGCCTGTTCGCGGCCACCGGAGTCGCCCGCATCGTGCAGCAGACGCAGGAGTCGGCGCTCCGTCTGGCACAGACCGTCGCCGAGACGCCGCAGGTGCGCGAGGCGGCGGAGGCGGAGTCCGACCGCAGCACGCCCTCGACCGACGCCCAGCTCGTGGCGGGAACGCTCGACGACTACGCGCGGGCGATCGAGAGCCGCACCGGAGCCCTCTTCGTGGTGGTGACCGACGACACCGGGCGCCGGCTCGCGCATCCGAACCCCGACGAGATCGGCGACCCGGTGTCGACGAGTCCGGATGCTGCCCTCCGCGGCGAGGAGACCGTCAGTTGGGAGCGGGGCACGCTGGGCGACTCGGCCCGGGCCAAGGTGCCGATCTACGGCCTCGACGACCCCGAGCGTGTGGTGGGTGAGGTGAGCGTCGGGCTGCCGCCCTCGGAGGTGTGGGCGACCGCCCTCTCCGACGCGCTCGCCGTGGCCGTCGCGACGGCGTTGGCGCTCGCGGTGGGCTGGGTGCTCGCCGCCTTCATCACGCGGCGACTGCGCCAGAAGACGCTGGGCCTCGAGCCCGAGGAGCTGCTCGAGCTGGTGCACGACCAGCAGGCGGTGCTGCAGGGGGTGGGCGACGGCGTGATCGGCCTCTCTCCCGACGACGTCGTGACGGTGTGCAACGAGCGCGCCGCCGAGCTGCTCGGTCTCGCCGGGCCGGTGGGCCGGCCGGTGCGCGAGGCGATCACGGATGCGGGGGTGCTCGCCTGCCTCGACGAACCCCGCGACGAACCCCTGGTGGTGAACGGGCGGCTCGTCTACGTCGACGTGCACGTCGTGCGCCGCGACGGGCAGGAGCTCGGGCGGGTCGTGATCGTGCGCGACGTCACGGCGGTCGACGACCTCACGCGGCGGCTCACCGCGGTGGGCACGCTC carries:
- a CDS encoding CitMHS family transporter, translating into MLVLLGFGMVAVFMVLIMTRRMTPVLALIIVPTVFGLFAGAGLGVGDMALEAIGGLAPTAALLMFAIIYFGLMIDVGLFDPLVRGILRLVGHDPVKVVVGTALLAAVISLDGDGSTTFIVVTSAMLPIYLRLGLSPVVLTVVAGLANGTMNILPWGGPTARAAAALDVSASEVFVPMIPSMLAGLAIIFVFAWHLGLMERKRLGTLDLPGEGSREGEADAAAGEAGTLGRMTARLFRRGSAPAEGSGARGGAGGAGVGTSGPGATTASGTGAGSRTGTRTHVERISTGALRALVNPADTAMADTMLDPQRPTLRPKLFWFNLALTVAVMVLLVADVLPLAYVFMVASAIAVIVNFPRVADQAQRIVAHAPSIVGVVSMVLAAGVLIGVLEGTGMVDAMAQWVAGSIPSGLGAFSAIITGLLSIPMTFFLSNDAFYFGILPVLSQSAAAFGIDPVEMARASITGQVVHMQSPLVPAILLLVSLAGVNLGDHHKRVLWRAVVVALVMLAVGVLVGAIGIG
- a CDS encoding Spo0B domain-containing protein yields the protein MTTAPRRRRGRSVPFTRQVNRSIVAAMVAVSAITLCLFAATGVARIVQQTQESALRLAQTVAETPQVREAAEAESDRSTPSTDAQLVAGTLDDYARAIESRTGALFVVVTDDTGRRLAHPNPDEIGDPVSTSPDAALRGEETVSWERGTLGDSARAKVPIYGLDDPERVVGEVSVGLPPSEVWATALSDALAVAVATALALAVGWVLAAFITRRLRQKTLGLEPEELLELVHDQQAVLQGVGDGVIGLSPDDVVTVCNERAAELLGLAGPVGRPVREAITDAGVLACLDEPRDEPLVVNGRLVYVDVHVVRRDGQELGRVVIVRDVTAVDDLTRRLTAVGTLASALREQRHEFANRIHVVTGLVRAGETTEALAYLDQVGEHGPVRFPIERAELIAEPYLQAFLGAKALEAERRGVALRVGPDADVTGSLRHPEDVTTVLGNLVDNGIEAAAASAREPRWVEVEALRHGDELHLSVMDSGDGIGAATGGIDLAQADAVSTDARLGSAVEPGSEAAQGPEPEPEPAPVPAPVPARGPEPAHGHGIGLRLSAEVARRHGGELRLAKGRTERHGAVFVARMEHQFDDEDGR